Proteins encoded in a region of the Burkholderia ubonensis subsp. mesacidophila genome:
- a CDS encoding polyphosphate kinase 2 family protein: MAKQPSLDDYRVPYHTREKDAAAFSLGAYDPSAKPFSSGAKEADRERLSSVSMELDVQQERLHTQQKKRVLLVLQGMDTSGKDGTVRAVFREVDPLGLRVVPFKAPTPIEAAHDFLWRVHAQVPAAGELAIFNRSHYEDVLVPRVLGAIDEKECERRYRQIRDFETMLVENGTTIVKCFLHISKDEQRDRLQARIDDPVKHWKFDISDLDARKHWDAYQDAYRDALAATSAEHAPWYVIPANSKTHRNVMIAELLLRTLTDMKLEFPPAKPELEGVKIR, encoded by the coding sequence ATGGCGAAACAACCGTCGCTCGACGATTACCGGGTGCCGTACCACACGCGCGAGAAGGACGCGGCAGCGTTCTCGCTGGGCGCATACGATCCGTCCGCAAAGCCGTTCTCGTCGGGCGCGAAGGAGGCCGACCGCGAGCGGCTTTCGTCGGTCTCGATGGAGCTCGACGTGCAGCAGGAGCGGCTGCACACGCAGCAGAAGAAGCGCGTGCTGCTCGTGCTGCAGGGGATGGACACGAGCGGCAAGGACGGCACCGTGCGCGCGGTGTTCCGCGAGGTCGACCCGCTCGGCCTGCGCGTCGTGCCGTTCAAGGCGCCGACGCCGATCGAGGCCGCGCACGACTTCCTGTGGCGCGTGCATGCGCAGGTGCCGGCGGCCGGCGAGCTCGCGATCTTCAACCGCAGCCACTATGAAGACGTGCTCGTGCCGCGCGTGCTGGGCGCGATCGACGAGAAGGAGTGCGAGCGCCGCTACCGGCAGATCCGCGACTTCGAGACGATGCTCGTCGAGAACGGCACGACGATCGTCAAGTGCTTCCTGCACATCTCGAAGGACGAGCAGCGCGACCGGCTGCAGGCGCGTATCGACGATCCGGTCAAGCACTGGAAATTCGACATTTCGGATCTCGATGCCCGCAAGCATTGGGATGCGTACCAGGACGCGTACCGCGACGCGCTCGCCGCGACGTCGGCCGAGCATGCGCCGTGGTATGTGATTCCGGCGAACTCGAAGACGCACCGCAACGTGATGATCGCCGAGCTGCTGCTGCGCACGCTGACCGACATGAAGCTGGAATTCCCGCCGGCGAAGCCCGAGCTGGAAGGCGTGAAGATCCGGTAA
- a CDS encoding exodeoxyribonuclease III, with translation MMRVITANLNGIRSAAKKGFFEWLGEQNADCVCVQEIKVSADDLPAEFVEPHGFKSYFHHAEKKGYSGAGLYSRHEPDDVIIGFGSSEFDSEGRYVEARYGKLSVVSVYVPSGSSGDDRQQAKYRFMDEFMPHLADLKKKREVILCGDVNIVHKEIDIKNWKSNQKNSGCLPEERAWLTKLFDDVGYVDVFRTLDPRAEQYTWWSNRGQAYAKNVGWRIDYQIATPGIAGTAKSTSIFRDVKFSDHAPLTVDYDYKK, from the coding sequence ATGATGCGTGTGATTACCGCCAACCTGAACGGCATCCGCTCCGCCGCGAAGAAAGGCTTCTTCGAATGGCTCGGCGAGCAGAACGCCGATTGCGTGTGCGTGCAGGAGATCAAGGTGTCGGCCGACGACCTGCCGGCCGAATTCGTCGAGCCGCACGGCTTCAAGAGCTATTTCCACCACGCCGAGAAGAAGGGCTACAGCGGCGCGGGGCTGTACAGCCGCCACGAGCCCGATGACGTGATCATCGGCTTCGGCAGCAGCGAATTCGATTCCGAGGGGCGCTACGTCGAGGCCCGCTACGGCAAGCTGTCGGTCGTGTCGGTGTACGTGCCGTCCGGCTCGAGCGGCGACGACCGCCAGCAGGCGAAGTACCGCTTCATGGACGAATTCATGCCGCACCTTGCCGACCTGAAGAAGAAGCGCGAAGTGATCCTGTGCGGCGACGTGAACATCGTCCACAAGGAAATCGACATCAAGAACTGGAAGAGCAACCAGAAGAATTCCGGCTGCCTGCCGGAAGAGCGCGCGTGGCTCACGAAGCTGTTCGACGACGTCGGCTACGTCGACGTGTTCCGCACGCTCGATCCGCGCGCCGAGCAGTACACGTGGTGGAGCAACCGCGGCCAGGCGTATGCGAAGAACGTCGGGTGGCGGATCGATTACCAGATCGCGACGCCGGGTATTGCGGGCACCGCGAAAAGCACGTCGATCTTCCGCGACGTCAAGTTCAGCGATCATGCGCCGCTGACGGTGGATTACGACTACAAGAAGTGA
- the mreD gene encoding rod shape-determining protein MreD encodes MNRPQYILQPVNPYFIVFSLAAAFLLNLMPWGRLPGVPDFVALVLLFWNIHQPRKVGMGVAFALGILMDVHEAGLLGEHALAYTLLSYGAITIHRRVLWMPIGVQVLYVTPLLVVAQLVPFVIRLLMGAAFPGWRYLVDGFVEAALWPIASHLLLMPQRRPVDPDDTRPI; translated from the coding sequence ATGAACCGCCCGCAATACATCCTGCAGCCGGTCAACCCGTACTTCATCGTCTTCAGCCTCGCCGCCGCGTTCCTGCTGAACCTGATGCCGTGGGGCCGCCTGCCCGGCGTGCCCGACTTCGTCGCGCTCGTGCTGCTGTTCTGGAACATCCACCAGCCGCGCAAGGTCGGGATGGGCGTCGCGTTCGCGCTCGGCATCCTGATGGACGTGCACGAAGCGGGCCTGCTCGGCGAGCATGCGCTCGCCTACACGCTGCTGTCGTACGGCGCGATCACGATCCACCGCCGCGTGCTGTGGATGCCGATCGGCGTGCAGGTGCTGTACGTCACGCCGCTCCTCGTCGTCGCGCAGCTCGTGCCGTTCGTGATCCGCCTGCTGATGGGCGCCGCGTTCCCGGGCTGGCGCTACCTGGTCGACGGCTTCGTCGAGGCCGCGCTGTGGCCGATCGCGAGCCACCTGCTGCTGATGCCGCAACGCCGCCCGGTCGATCCGGACGACACGCGCCCCATCTGA
- a CDS encoding NAD(P)-dependent alcohol dehydrogenase, which produces MSTTYAFAATDAQSPLAPFEFQPRALRDLDVQIEILYCGVCHSDLHQARNEWRNTTYPVVPGHEIVGRVSATGPQVSRFKVGELVGVGCLVDSCRTCPSCAEGLEQYCENGFVGTYNGRDRVSGDVTYGGYSTQIVVDEAFVLRVPDTLDPAGAAPLLCAGITTYSPLRQWNVGPGKKVGIVGLGGLGHMGVKLARAMGAHVVLFTTSPSKVEDGKRLGAHEVVISKDDAQMNAHLNSFDFILNTVAAQHDLNPFLHLLKRDGTMTLVGAPEHDHPSPQVFNLIFKRRRLAGSLIGGIAETQEMLDFCAEHGITSDIETIPMQQINAAYERMLKSDVKYRFVIDMASIKA; this is translated from the coding sequence ATGAGCACAACCTATGCCTTTGCCGCGACCGATGCCCAGTCGCCGCTCGCCCCGTTCGAATTCCAGCCGCGCGCGCTGCGCGACCTCGACGTGCAGATCGAGATCCTGTATTGCGGCGTCTGCCATTCGGATCTCCATCAGGCCCGCAACGAATGGCGCAACACGACCTATCCGGTCGTTCCCGGTCACGAGATCGTCGGCCGCGTGAGCGCGACCGGCCCGCAGGTGTCGCGCTTCAAGGTCGGCGAGCTGGTCGGCGTCGGCTGTCTCGTCGATTCGTGCCGCACCTGCCCGAGCTGCGCGGAAGGGCTCGAGCAGTATTGCGAGAACGGTTTCGTCGGCACCTACAACGGCCGCGACCGCGTGAGCGGCGACGTGACGTACGGCGGCTATTCGACGCAGATCGTCGTCGACGAGGCGTTCGTGCTGCGCGTGCCGGACACGCTCGATCCGGCCGGCGCCGCGCCGCTCCTGTGCGCGGGGATCACCACGTATTCGCCGCTGCGCCAGTGGAACGTCGGCCCGGGCAAGAAGGTCGGCATCGTCGGCCTGGGCGGCCTCGGCCATATGGGCGTGAAGCTTGCGCGCGCGATGGGCGCGCACGTCGTGCTGTTCACGACGTCGCCGTCGAAGGTCGAGGACGGCAAGCGGCTCGGCGCGCACGAAGTGGTGATCTCGAAGGACGACGCGCAGATGAACGCGCACCTGAACAGCTTCGACTTCATCCTGAACACGGTCGCCGCGCAGCACGACCTGAACCCGTTCCTGCACCTGCTGAAGCGCGACGGCACGATGACGCTGGTCGGCGCGCCGGAGCACGACCATCCGTCGCCGCAGGTGTTCAACCTGATCTTCAAGCGCCGCCGTCTTGCGGGCTCGCTGATCGGCGGGATCGCCGAGACGCAGGAAATGCTCGATTTCTGCGCGGAGCACGGGATCACGTCGGATATCGAGACGATCCCGATGCAGCAGATCAATGCGGCTTACGAGCGGATGTTGAAGAGCGATGTGAAGTATCGGTTCGTGATCGATATGGCGTCGATCAAGGCGTAA
- a CDS encoding rod shape-determining protein yields the protein MFGFLRSYFSNDLAIDLGTANTLIYMRGKGIVLDEPSVVSIRQEGGPNGKKTIQAVGKEAKQMLGKVPGNIEAIRPMKDGVIADFTVTEQMIKQFIKTAHESRMFSPSPRIIICVPCGSTQVERRAIKEAAHGAGASQVYLIEEPMAAAIGAGLPVSEATGSMVVDIGGGTTEVGVISLGGIVYKGSVRVGGDKFDEAIVNYIRRNYGMLIGEQTAEAIKKEIGSAFPGSEVKEMEVKGRNLSEGIPRSFTISSNEILEALTDPLNQIVSSVKIALEQTPPELGADIAERGMMLTGGGALLRDLDRLLAEETGLPVLVAEDPLTCVVRGSGMALERMDKLGSIFSYE from the coding sequence ATGTTCGGTTTTTTGCGCAGCTACTTCTCCAACGATCTCGCGATCGACCTCGGCACCGCAAACACCCTGATCTACATGCGCGGCAAGGGCATCGTGCTCGATGAGCCGTCCGTCGTGTCGATCCGCCAGGAAGGCGGCCCCAACGGCAAGAAGACGATCCAGGCGGTCGGCAAGGAAGCCAAGCAGATGCTCGGCAAGGTGCCCGGCAACATCGAGGCGATCCGCCCGATGAAGGACGGCGTGATCGCCGACTTCACCGTCACCGAGCAGATGATCAAGCAGTTCATCAAGACGGCCCACGAGTCGCGCATGTTCTCGCCGTCGCCGCGCATCATCATCTGCGTGCCGTGCGGCTCGACCCAGGTCGAGCGCCGCGCGATCAAGGAAGCGGCCCACGGCGCCGGCGCGTCGCAGGTCTACCTGATCGAGGAGCCGATGGCGGCCGCGATCGGCGCCGGCCTGCCGGTGTCGGAAGCGACGGGCTCGATGGTCGTCGACATCGGCGGCGGCACGACCGAAGTCGGCGTGATCTCGCTCGGCGGCATCGTCTACAAGGGTTCGGTGCGCGTCGGCGGCGACAAGTTCGACGAGGCGATCGTCAACTACATCCGCCGCAACTACGGGATGCTGATCGGCGAACAGACGGCCGAGGCGATCAAGAAGGAAATCGGCTCCGCGTTCCCGGGCTCCGAAGTCAAGGAAATGGAAGTGAAGGGCCGCAACCTGTCGGAAGGCATCCCGCGCAGCTTCACGATCTCCAGCAACGAAATCCTCGAGGCGCTCACCGATCCGCTGAACCAGATCGTCTCGTCGGTGAAGATCGCGCTCGAGCAGACCCCGCCGGAACTCGGCGCGGACATCGCCGAACGCGGGATGATGCTGACGGGCGGCGGCGCGCTGTTGCGCGACCTCGACCGCCTGCTCGCGGAAGAGACCGGCCTGCCGGTGCTCGTCGCCGAAGATCCGCTCACCTGCGTCGTGCGCGGTTCGGGCATGGCGCTCGAGCGCATGGACAAGCTGGGCAGCATCTTCTCGTACGAGTGA
- the mreC gene encoding rod shape-determining protein MreC: MEYSPPPLFKQGPPALARLIFFVTVAIALLVSDARFNTLEIVRGVLGTVLYPLQRAALVPRDLFMGAAEIATSGATLRHENDQLRARNLQLSTQANQAAVLTQENAHLRAVLELRQHIATQSTPVEIQYDTADPFTQKIVIGQGMQQGIQDGAPVVSEDGVIGQVTRVFPLQAEVTLITDRDLAIPVQVLRTGLRSVIYGTPRGDSLDLRFVPTSADVVAGDELVTSGLDGVYPPGLPVAKVVRVDKLADTAFARVTCAPVAAVRGARQMLVLHYQNAIPPRPAEPESADKNAKGGKKAAKGAAKGDKAGDKVDAGAKPAAAAQPGATPAPAAPAAPAAPTATAKPAAPAKPAAGQPGAQR; encoded by the coding sequence ATGGAATACAGTCCGCCGCCCCTCTTCAAGCAAGGTCCGCCCGCCCTCGCGCGGCTCATTTTCTTCGTGACGGTCGCGATCGCCCTCCTCGTGTCGGACGCGCGCTTCAACACGCTCGAAATCGTCCGCGGGGTGCTCGGCACCGTGCTGTATCCGCTGCAGCGCGCGGCGCTCGTGCCGCGCGACCTGTTCATGGGCGCGGCCGAAATCGCGACCAGCGGCGCCACGCTGCGCCACGAGAACGACCAGCTGCGCGCGCGCAACCTGCAACTGTCGACGCAGGCCAACCAGGCCGCCGTGCTCACGCAGGAAAACGCGCACCTGCGCGCGGTGCTCGAGCTGCGCCAGCACATCGCGACGCAGTCGACGCCCGTCGAGATCCAGTACGACACCGCCGACCCGTTCACGCAGAAGATCGTGATCGGGCAAGGCATGCAGCAAGGCATCCAGGACGGCGCGCCCGTCGTCAGCGAGGACGGCGTGATCGGCCAGGTCACCCGCGTGTTCCCGCTGCAGGCCGAAGTCACGCTGATCACCGACCGCGATCTCGCGATTCCGGTCCAGGTGCTGCGCACCGGCCTGCGCAGCGTGATCTACGGCACCCCGCGCGGCGATTCGCTCGACCTGCGCTTCGTGCCGACGAGCGCCGACGTCGTCGCCGGCGACGAGCTCGTCACGAGCGGCCTCGACGGCGTCTATCCGCCCGGCCTGCCGGTCGCGAAGGTCGTGCGCGTCGACAAGCTCGCCGACACCGCGTTCGCGCGCGTGACCTGCGCACCGGTCGCGGCGGTGCGCGGCGCGCGCCAGATGCTGGTGCTGCACTACCAGAACGCCATTCCGCCGCGTCCGGCCGAGCCGGAATCGGCCGACAAGAACGCGAAGGGCGGCAAGAAGGCCGCGAAGGGCGCCGCCAAGGGTGACAAGGCGGGTGACAAGGTCGACGCAGGCGCGAAGCCGGCGGCCGCGGCCCAGCCCGGCGCGACGCCCGCGCCGGCTGCGCCCGCCGCCCCTGCCGCCCCGACTGCAACGGCCAAGCCCGCCGCGCCCGCGAAGCCCGCCGCCGGGCAACCAGGAGCCCAGCGATGA
- the gatC gene encoding Asp-tRNA(Asn)/Glu-tRNA(Gln) amidotransferase subunit GatC, with protein sequence MALTLTDVKRIAHLARLEMADADAEHTLGQLNEFFGLVEQMQAVDTAGIAPLAHPIEQIQEVAQRLRDDAVTETVNRDDNQRPAPAVQDGLYLVPKVIE encoded by the coding sequence ATGGCTCTGACCCTGACCGATGTGAAACGCATCGCGCACCTTGCGCGCCTCGAAATGGCCGACGCCGACGCCGAGCATACGCTCGGCCAGCTCAATGAATTCTTCGGCCTCGTCGAGCAGATGCAGGCGGTCGACACCGCCGGCATCGCGCCGCTCGCCCACCCGATCGAACAGATCCAGGAAGTCGCGCAGCGCCTGCGCGACGACGCCGTCACGGAAACGGTGAACCGCGACGACAACCAGCGTCCGGCGCCGGCCGTGCAGGACGGCCTGTATCTCGTGCCGAAGGTGATCGAGTAA
- the gatB gene encoding Asp-tRNA(Asn)/Glu-tRNA(Gln) amidotransferase subunit GatB codes for MTQWEVVIGLETHAQLSTVSKIFSGAPTQFGAEPNTQACPVDLALPGVLPVLNRGAVERAIRFGLAIGSTIAPRSIFARKNYFYPDLPKGYQISQYEIPVVQGGTITIQVPANEKAGKDAYSKTINLTRAHLEEDAGKSLHEDYAGMTGIDLNRAGTPLLEIVTEPEMRSAAEAVAYAKALHGLVVWLGICDGNMQEGSFRCDANVSVRPVGQEKFGTRAEIKNLNSFRFLEEAINYEVRRQIELIEDGGEVVQETRLYDPDARVTKSMRSKEDAHDYRYFPDPDLMPLVIGADWVERVKAGMPELPVAMQQRFVEQYGVSAYDAGVLTSSKAMAAYFEAVVAKAGAANAKIAANWLMGDVSSQMNRDGIEIDAIPVSAAQLALVLQRIADGTISNKIAKEIFATIWEEKATDEAAADRIIDAKGLKQISDTGALEAIIDEVLAANAKSVEEFRAGKEKAFNALIGQAMKATKGKANPQQVNELLKKKLG; via the coding sequence ATGACTCAATGGGAAGTCGTCATCGGTCTCGAGACGCACGCGCAGCTGTCGACCGTCTCGAAGATTTTCTCCGGCGCGCCGACGCAGTTCGGCGCGGAGCCGAACACGCAGGCCTGCCCGGTCGACCTGGCGCTGCCGGGCGTGCTGCCGGTGCTGAACCGCGGCGCGGTCGAGCGGGCGATCCGCTTCGGCCTCGCGATCGGCTCGACCATCGCGCCGCGCAGCATCTTCGCGCGCAAGAATTACTTCTATCCGGACCTGCCGAAGGGCTATCAGATCAGCCAGTACGAGATCCCGGTCGTTCAGGGCGGCACGATCACGATCCAGGTGCCCGCGAATGAAAAGGCCGGCAAGGACGCGTATTCGAAGACGATCAACCTGACCCGCGCGCATCTGGAGGAAGATGCGGGCAAGTCGCTGCACGAGGACTACGCGGGGATGACGGGTATCGACCTGAACCGCGCGGGCACGCCGCTGCTCGAGATCGTCACCGAGCCGGAAATGCGCAGCGCGGCCGAGGCGGTCGCCTACGCGAAGGCGCTGCACGGCCTCGTCGTGTGGCTCGGCATCTGCGACGGCAACATGCAGGAAGGTTCGTTCCGCTGCGACGCGAACGTGTCGGTGCGCCCGGTCGGCCAGGAGAAGTTCGGCACGCGCGCCGAGATCAAGAACCTGAACTCGTTCCGTTTCCTCGAGGAAGCGATCAACTATGAAGTGCGCCGCCAGATCGAGCTGATCGAGGACGGCGGCGAAGTCGTGCAGGAAACCCGCCTGTACGACCCGGACGCGCGCGTGACGAAGTCGATGCGCAGCAAGGAAGACGCGCACGACTACCGCTACTTCCCCGATCCGGACCTGATGCCGCTCGTGATCGGCGCGGACTGGGTCGAGCGCGTGAAGGCCGGCATGCCCGAGCTGCCGGTTGCGATGCAGCAGCGCTTCGTCGAGCAGTACGGCGTGTCCGCCTATGACGCGGGCGTGCTGACGTCGAGCAAGGCAATGGCCGCGTACTTCGAGGCGGTCGTCGCGAAGGCGGGCGCCGCGAATGCGAAGATCGCCGCTAACTGGCTGATGGGCGACGTATCGTCGCAGATGAACCGCGACGGCATCGAGATCGATGCGATTCCCGTGTCGGCCGCGCAGCTCGCGCTCGTGCTGCAGCGAATTGCGGACGGCACGATCTCGAACAAGATCGCGAAGGAAATTTTTGCGACGATCTGGGAAGAGAAGGCGACCGACGAAGCCGCGGCCGACCGCATCATCGACGCGAAGGGCCTGAAGCAGATCTCCGACACCGGCGCGCTCGAGGCGATCATCGACGAGGTGCTCGCGGCGAACGCGAAGTCGGTCGAGGAATTCCGCGCGGGCAAGGAAAAGGCGTTCAACGCGCTGATCGGCCAGGCGATGAAGGCGACGAAGGGCAAGGCGAACCCGCAGCAGGTCAACGAGCTGCTGAAGAAGAAGCTCGGGTAA
- the gatA gene encoding Asp-tRNA(Asn)/Glu-tRNA(Gln) amidotransferase subunit GatA: MHAKSLTELRAALAAKECSAVELAQHYLKRIDAAQDLNAFVHVDADLTLAQAKAADAELARGAAGPLAGLPIAHKDVFVTRGWRSTAGSKMLANYASPFDATVVARLSAAGMVTLGKTNMDEFAMGSSNENSAFGPVKNPWDTNAVPGGSSGGSSAAVAARLAPAATGTDTGGSIRQPASFAGVTGIKPTYGRVSRYGMIAFASSLDQGGPMAQSAADCALLLNAMAGFDERDSTSLERDDEDFTRHLGQPWAPGNDAGKPLAGLRIGLPAEYFGDGLADDVRAAVDAALKAYEALGATLVPVSLPKTELSIPVYYVIAPAEASSNLSRFDGVRYGHRAAEYGDLLDMYKKSRAEGFGPEVKRRILIGTYVLSHGYYDAYYLQAQKIRRIIAQDFQEAFKSCDVIMGPASPTVAWDLGAKGDDPVQMYLADIYTLSVSLAGLPGMSVPCGFGAGANAKRPVGLQIIGNYFNEARMLQVADAFQRATDWHKQVPAGV, from the coding sequence ATGCACGCAAAAAGCCTGACCGAACTGCGCGCCGCGCTCGCCGCCAAGGAATGCTCGGCCGTCGAGCTGGCGCAGCACTATCTGAAACGGATCGACGCCGCGCAGGACCTGAACGCGTTCGTCCACGTCGACGCCGACCTCACGCTCGCGCAGGCGAAGGCCGCCGACGCCGAGCTCGCGCGCGGCGCGGCCGGCCCGCTCGCCGGCCTGCCGATCGCCCACAAGGACGTGTTCGTCACGCGCGGCTGGCGCTCGACCGCCGGCTCGAAGATGCTCGCGAACTACGCGAGCCCGTTCGACGCGACCGTCGTCGCCCGCCTGTCGGCGGCCGGCATGGTCACGCTCGGCAAGACCAACATGGACGAGTTCGCGATGGGCTCGTCGAACGAGAACTCCGCGTTCGGCCCGGTGAAGAACCCGTGGGACACGAACGCGGTGCCGGGCGGCAGCTCGGGCGGCAGCTCGGCCGCCGTCGCCGCGCGCCTCGCGCCGGCCGCGACCGGCACCGACACCGGCGGCTCGATCCGCCAGCCGGCGTCGTTTGCCGGCGTGACCGGCATCAAGCCGACCTACGGCCGCGTGTCGCGCTACGGGATGATCGCGTTCGCGTCGTCGCTCGACCAGGGCGGCCCGATGGCGCAGAGCGCCGCCGACTGCGCGCTGCTGCTCAACGCGATGGCGGGCTTCGACGAGCGCGACTCGACGAGCCTCGAGCGCGACGACGAGGACTTCACGCGCCACCTCGGCCAGCCGTGGGCGCCGGGCAACGATGCGGGCAAGCCGCTCGCGGGCCTGCGCATCGGCCTGCCGGCCGAATATTTCGGCGACGGCCTCGCCGACGACGTGCGCGCGGCGGTCGACGCGGCGCTCAAGGCTTATGAAGCGCTCGGCGCGACGCTCGTGCCGGTGTCGCTGCCGAAGACCGAGCTGTCGATCCCCGTCTATTACGTGATCGCGCCGGCCGAGGCATCGTCGAACCTGTCGCGCTTCGACGGCGTGCGCTACGGCCACCGCGCCGCCGAATACGGCGACCTGCTCGACATGTACAAGAAGTCGCGCGCCGAAGGCTTCGGCCCCGAGGTGAAGCGCCGCATCCTGATCGGCACCTACGTGCTGTCGCACGGCTACTACGACGCGTACTACCTGCAGGCGCAGAAGATCCGCCGCATCATCGCGCAGGATTTCCAGGAAGCGTTCAAGTCCTGCGACGTGATCATGGGCCCGGCGTCGCCGACGGTCGCCTGGGACCTCGGCGCGAAGGGCGACGATCCGGTGCAGATGTATCTCGCGGATATCTATACGCTGTCGGTGAGCCTCGCGGGCCTGCCCGGCATGAGCGTGCCGTGCGGTTTCGGCGCGGGCGCGAACGCGAAGCGCCCGGTCGGCCTGCAGATCATCGGCAACTATTTCAACGAAGCCCGGATGCTGCAGGTCGCCGACGCGTTCCAGCGCGCGACCGACTGGCACAAGCAAGTTCCGGCGGGGGTGTAA